A genomic segment from Antedon mediterranea chromosome 6, ecAntMedi1.1, whole genome shotgun sequence encodes:
- the LOC140050912 gene encoding eukaryotic translation initiation factor 4E-like yields the protein MASGEVTKIRKEEKDEAEEVPETKEGKEVIKQEIDVTPDHAIKHPLENKWALWFFKNDKTKSWADNLRVVTTFDTVEDFWAVYNHIQLASKLVTGCDYSLFKDGVKPMWEDDQNKAGGRWLVNFDKRNRNSDIDKLWLETLLCLVGEAFEDQGDYVNGCVINIRPKAYKIAIWTGSQNEESVMAVGRKFKSRLNLPPRAIIGFESHADTKVKTGSMAKHKYSV from the exons ATGGCATCTGGAGAAGTTACCAAAATACGTAAAGAG gaGAAGGATGAAGCAGAGGAGGTTCCTGAAACAAAAGAAGGAAAAGAAGTGATTAAACAAGAAATTGATGTCACCCCTGATCATGCAATCAAACATCCTTTAGAAAACAAATGGGCCCTATGGTTCTTCAAAAACGACAAGACAAAATCATGGGCTGATAATCTTAGAGTTGTAACAACCTTTGATACGGTTGAAGACTTCTGGGC gGTATACAATCATATACAACTTGCAAGTAAACTTGTAACAGGATGTGACTATTCATTATTCAAG GATGGAGTGAAACCAATGTGGGAAGATGATCAAAACAAAGCAGGTGGAAGGTGGCTTGTGAATTTTGACAAAAGAAATCGTAATTCTGATATAGATAAGTTATGGCTAGAAACG TTATTGTGCTTAGTTGGTGAAGCATTTGAAGACCAAGGTGATTACGTGAACGGTTGTGTTATTAATATACGACCCAAGGCATATAAGATAGCAATATGGACTGGTTCACAAAATGAGGAAAGCGTAATGGCTGTCGG acGGAAATTTAAAAGTAGACTTAACTTACCACCAAGAGCAATAATTGGATTTGAG TCCCATGCAGATACTAAAGTGAAAACAGGATCGATGGCGAAACACAAGTACTCTGTATGA
- the LOC140050911 gene encoding dynactin subunit 4-like, translating into MKKMADLQQYEKVQILCSCGIRSPITKLYFCKHCMKLRCKRCVSHEVDSHFCPNCLENMPSAEAKLKKNRCANCFDCPSCSHTLSTRATSVAQPDVEDQKKSTTRKVYYLACGFCRWSSRDIGMKDKQAASGQWDEKENANTTRISDLLEYYRQLSIREKQERERKRFTRRRTYFSMPDKSASSRTSRRSSALMSALASLKTIENNEKEIAVEEVEASEEVEPLPAKFYTQAVVLEKVAAIEQRHMQPEFSCSNINELFPRHKHLLIKRSQRCRECEHNLSKPEFNPSSIKFKLQLIALHYLPDVRIFLVPNLQFERESHVTLLFVNPMEYTTNIKLEAIEPENSPLANSKIVVPEEELILAAKDDTAEFDDQPQDGTQFEDKPEIVQFRRAHKLGILVKVTPLTSTNDVIVSFILRYVFKNISTPLRNTEEKLPEISWLQNEVTINLGTLSQ; encoded by the exons ATGAAAAAGATGGCAGACTTGCAGCAATATGAAAAGGTTCAAATCTTATGTTCTTGCGGTATTCGTTCACCTATCACAAAACTTTACTTCTGCAAACATTGTATGAAACTAAGATGCAAACGATGTGTATCGCACGAG GTCGATTCTCATTTTTGCCCAAATTGTCTTGAGAACATGCCATCTGCAGAGGCGAAGTTGAAGAAGAATAG GTGCGCAAACTGCTTCGATTGTCCAAGCTGTTCTCATACACTGTCAACACGAGCGACCAGCGTTGCACAACCTGATGTTGAGGATCAAAAGAAGAGTACCACGAGAAAAGTATACTACTTGGCGTGTGGATTCTGCCGATGGAGCTCTCGAGATATTGGAATGAAAGATAAGCAAGCAG CTAGTGGGCAGTGGGATGAAAAGGAGAATGCAAACACCACAAGG ATTTCTGACCTGTTGGAATACTACAGACAGCTGTCTATCCGTGAAAAACAAGAACGTGAACGAAAAAGATTTACACGGCGACGTACTTATTTTAGTATGCCAGACAAGTCAGCAAGCAGTCGTACATCTCGTAGGAGTAGTGCTTTAATGAGTGCACTTGCTTC GcttaaaacaattgaaaacaatgaaAAAGAGATAGCAGTTGAAGAAGTCGAGGCATCAGAAGAAGTTGAACCTTTACCTGCTAAATTTTACACTCAAGCAGTCGTTCTTGAAAAAG tggcAGCCATTGAACAGCGTCATATGCAACCAGAGTTTAGTTGCTCAAACATCAATGAACTGTTTCCACGCCACAAACATCTTCTAATTAAAAGGTCACAGAGATGCCGG gaaTGTGAACACAACCTAAGTAAACCAGAGTTCAATCCCTCTTCCATTAAGTTTAAATTACAGTTAATTGCTCT ACATTATTTACCTGATGTTCGCATATTTCTTGTGCCCAATCTACAATTTGAGCGCGAGAGTCATGTGACACTATTGTTTGTGAATCCAATGGAGTACACGACTAACATCAAGTTAGAAGCAATTGAGCCTGAAAACAGCCCATTAGCCAACTCTAAG ATTGTTGTTCCTGAGGAGGAGCTCATTTTGGCTGCTAAAGATGATACAGCAGAGTTTGATGACCAACCACAAGATGGAACACAATTTGAAGATAAACCAGA GATTGTGCAGTTTCGTCGTGCTCACAAGCTGGGTATTCTAGTTAAAGTGACACCTCTTACGTCTACTAATGATGTAATA GTGTCTTTCATATTGAGATATGTCTTCAAGAATATTTCCACTCCATTGCGTAATACTGAAGAGAAGCTGCCTGAAATCTCCTGGCTACAAAATGAAGTTACAATCAATCTAGGTACGCTCAGTCAATAA